One window of Dermacentor andersoni chromosome 7, qqDerAnde1_hic_scaffold, whole genome shotgun sequence genomic DNA carries:
- the LOC126535406 gene encoding uncharacterized protein, with product MERAGLNRMKPHHEENEIDPQNITGFRQGLGTQHAMKLGKSQMLDNTTRGVKDILGLDLERAFDNIRHSFILQQISTLGVGQCLHDYIRDFLKGKQASLQVRSLQSEPVVLGD from the coding sequence ATGGAGCGTGCGGGGCTTAACCGTATGAAGCCTCACCATGAAGAGAACGAAATAGATCCTCAGAACATCACTGGCTTTCGTCAGGGGCTGGGGACGCAACACGCTATGAAGCTGGGGAAAAGCCAGATGCTAGACAACACAACAAGAGGAGTCAAGGACATCCTAGGCCTAGACCTAGAAAGGGCCTTTGATAACATACGGCACTCCTTCATTCTCCAACAAATCTCAACACTCGGAGTTGGTCAATGTCTCCATGACTACATCCGTGACTTCCTCAAGGGAAAGCAGGCCTCACTACAAGTCAGGTCTCTGCAGTCGGAGCCAGTCGTACTGGGCGACTGA